The following nucleotide sequence is from Vanessa cardui chromosome 3, ilVanCard2.1, whole genome shotgun sequence.
attatcattttttttttaatttaaaattaataattcctgctaattacttttgattttttatgtaagtctatttttttatgtcctTTATGTATAGTTAGCCACCGTGTCGCGCGTTCGAAAAAATTGAGATAATCCGTTAATTAAaggttattttttgttacgaaaccgtatttatacttatatatgtcAATAAGTATGTGGATGTAAgtgcgtgcgcgtgcgtgcATGCATACATGCCATAcctacttacataaatattatcctAATTAAGTATAGTTTTTTGCTGAAAAACATTAGAATTGACACAATATGAAAACAAATATCATTAATGATTCGAAACTTATTTCATTTACGTATACAAAGAAAAGGAAATAAGTGGTGTTTTGTCCCAGTACGAGtacatatagtttatttttcattttgcaCATTTATGAgaatcgtaattttattaaaatgtaaaagaaaaaaaaatcaaatttggcTCAGGCGAAAAACGTCTACGTTATTTCATGTCACCCTTAAAGAAATTTGaagaataattacattattttaaaattaaataaatagtattaaaaaagtgACTCAGTAGCATAGCCAATATTTACTATAGCTCCTATTTAATGTTGGTATTTAATCTGGACTAATTATGAATATGCATTTAACTGTATACATTTAACTTCAAAATAACTTATAGCAATTTACGACAATATAAGAGGTCATTTCCATTCCAATGTGATATTTCAGCAGAGCGATTGTCTAAGAATTCACTTCGAATCTCACTCGTAAAATATTGACAACCAACCAACCAAATATTGACTTAATATGATGACAGTACAATTTGATACATGTTCTctgacatttataatttttacagtAAAGTTTTAGTGTCTCCTATTCTGTCATTTCTTACCCGCGTTCTGTGAGGAGTATCGATCGTCTCTTACAGAGTATctctacaaattaaaaaaattcctGAAAGTTATAAATGGAAGTGTGCTTTATAAGCGTCAAATTATAAGCAAGTATTCGCTTATCAAAAATCGCTAATCAGTTGTGAGAAACTAACTACTTTTGCATTTTACGTACGTCGCGTATTTTACCATTTCTATTTGTCTTGGTGTTCATATGGAATTAAATATGTTGAACGGatatatttatgaagttgaCGAGTTAAATAATGCGTAATTCGCGtcattataaatgtacatatttttatgaattacttaacatttactttatcattagtctgtaaataaacatcaaattCTTAGGAAATATAAGTAGGACGTTCTTTCTGGCAAATTCCATAAGATTAACGTTAGTCTATGTAATTGGAGACAGCAATTAGTTCGGCTTAATAAGACCGTGACCTAAGCTTAACATTAATGTAAagacattattatttgtttatcagaaaatattatttatatatgtattgtaatatacaaCGATctattacaaatacattataaagTACCTAAAAgctattcattaataatttatagttttttttaaagatacttttatctatattattattataaatgtgaaagtaactcagtatgtctgtctgtctgtcactctttcacgaccaagccgctgaaccttttatgtcaaaatttgattaagcaaacttaaactccaagaaaggctactttttttgcctaactgacaaccaacactctaaaacacgagcgaagccgcggacggCTACTAGTTCTCATTCAAAATTGATATAAACAACCTTaagttaaataagtataaaaaacttGTATTCTGCTTGCAATGAAGAGTTTTTTAGACATTGCCAAGAAGGAAAAGAGCACTTACGTAAATAATAGGTTGACGTAAAACTTCATCATACCTATACGGTacataaaagttgttttttaacgatattagtaatatattttttatagtatgtatAGTAAACTGCGATATAGACACGTAGtagatataaaaagaaatatatttattttatattcatcttCAATTGTAGGTACATAATCACACGCCGGTTTTTCTATCTTTCATcaataattttacattcaaaacTTGACGACAACTACAATGTTACCACAGCGTTTgtgtaacaatttttattggcttaatatacaaatatataaacgcAAACTACACTActattattcatatatagaaactatttttatacagaCCAAACCAGTGAACCGAGGAGCTGCAGGGACGTCGAATACTTAAACGAAAAACAACCAAAGGGAAACCAATATATTTGCTTGATAAATGCTCTCAGGAACGAAATTTGACTCTTAACACGATATAACTACTGCGGGTATAACTATgccaaacaataatttataataataaattaacgatTATTTCAGCAAcaacataaattattagtataatacaCTATCCTCTTAAGGCGGAGATATGTTTATCAACGAATAATGAAGTGTGTATTGCTTTGATCATTAaagattttgaattttgaatagaTAAGTAGTGACCAGTGTTGATGTTGCATCATTAGAAGTGTACTTTGTTGTCATCAACGAGAACACTTAACTGGGCGTCGTAGAAGATCTGAAGAACTTTACAGATGATTTTTAGTTAAGAAAGGCAGTGATACTTTCCTAAAACCCCGCAGTCAGCAAGTCGCTCGTCTCGCTCGCCGACAGCTCTTTGCAAAACGACCTTGACCGAAAATAAACTCGCCTCTCAGTTTTCTAATATATCAACGGTTTCACAAAGAAGTCGGGCTATTTACttgaattgttaaataaataagataatatttttttcaataatcaaTAGAAAGCAATAACTCCCGGTTTTGTAGCTGAAAGAACAGTGTTAATATACCTACAACTGATTCTATGATTACAAACGTCTTACgccacatattattatattttttcttcgtcagttttaaatacacaaagtttctatcttgatttttttttttgacaaaagaaatgttatttattacatacttcTGATTGCATATTTGGTAAAGTTAGGaactaaataaatcaaaacaatttcaaaatcaGTCCATGTCACGATTTTATCTGCCTCAACAATTAAGTTAACGCCCTGAAAGGGaatttacatttattctttATACATTTGAAGTGCCGATTATGAACcagtcaattaaaatatttgtttaaaacattaacaaaagtTAAGTGTTAAATTAATCTTTGCTCAATATTGTACGGAGTTGAAGAAATCGGGTTATCGGggattttacttaatttattttattatatagtttattttacttaattatatttttctatgaatAAAGCACAGAGTCCTTTCTATTACTATATACGTAAACTAATATACATACAACTACATATCAAATCCCACATATGtttcttataaatatgttatataattattaatataaggtAAATCATGAAAAAGTTGAATCGTTTTGTCATCAAAATAGAATCAATAAGAATAAACATAagaaatgtaagaaatattaaatattctttcacAAATGTATCACAAATCTTGAGAATTTCAAGTCCTTAGATAGACAGAGTCAGAAACACAATAGACTAAGTGGCTTATAGTTGTTTGACTATAAAATACGTTAGGAACGGATCATATCTACTCAAAGAGGTACAAAGCCaagaattaaatacaatacaatatataagtaaaatcaAGTAAAACTGGTATGGACTTGAAAGCTACCTTTACTTACATTCAAAGTTATTGTTGTCCTAGTCCTTATCCTAAGATATTTCTTATCACATCATAtatgaaaatcggtccatcTATTCCAGAGATTacacggaacaaacagatagacagacagactgacaaaaataaaaaataaatgtatttgtttcatttaattcgtttacatattatataagaatatatatatatatatatatatctcaattaattatacattaagtccttaaatatatacaaaaatgaattaaaatagttacggtaaaaatattgactggtggcaagaatgctagtgGCATTGTCAAAACGCTATTCCGATCCTCTATGCAAAAAACtaaccagccctcttgtcaccagtCGAGGCAATAAGACGAGTTGTTATTCTCTTAATGAAGTTTTTGTACTACTACatcaaggaaataaaaaaacaaatttcataagaGGATATTACGCACGAGGATGTAGAGTAAACAACATAAACAGATATTTCATTGGCCTTCACTCGCAcgtattcttttttcaaaaaatgcTATCAGGAAACGTGATAATCGTAATAGGGCTTTCGAAAGACGAAAACACAACTtgaaaagtaaagttacagGACAGATATAGTGAATTACTTTATACATTTGAATACATACTGATGAATGTTTCCACTTCATGaatatatttcgaattaaagtaatttattcaaattcttCTCATTACAAACGCATAACATCAAACAAATGTTTTTAGCTAATTGCCTTTATGTACTACAAAAACCACGTCTTAAGGAGCAAATGTAGTATTAAAGAGGGGGAATGGAACCAAGGTCGACTCGTTAATCTATGAATACAAGATATTTAagattgaaattattatatattacaaatgcagagtcaaattataatagtttttttaaattacttcataatttatttaaaaacttgaaCTCATTGAACTTTATACAATAGGAAGTATTGTTTCGACTTTCATACGTCACAAaccagtatataaaaataagaatactaAAGATAACTTTTGGCGGTATAAAATTCCTTCCGTAAGTTGTGAGATTATAGTAAAAGGCATATGGTCGCACCGTGACGTACGATTTAGTGGTTACACTACACTACGATCGACTTAGCTGCGTGTTCAGAATCGGTCCATTTTTGAATGCACGCCGTCCAACGCATAGCGTGCGCTCACAAAACTCGCATTTTAAAACGGATTAGCGGGCAGTGTTGCGTGAAAAGCAGGCTTCACATTGGCAAAGAGCTATCCGAATTTATGCAACCTAAAATGAGAAAGAACTCGTTTCAATTTACATAAGAAGTACTAACGTTAACGAAGGTCACCCGTCAGTGCGCCCGTAGGTCTTCGATCGGTCGACGCATTGTCAGGACTCAAAGATTTATTGGATTGGATTGTGCATAAAAAATACGATGTGTGAAAGACATGCAGCAGTTTTCACTGTAGTGGCGGTTGCACTGGCCTTCGTAAGCTGCTCCTCCGCCAAACTTGCGCGTAAGTTATACTTTGTTTAGTTTCTAATTATGAAGGTTCAATTCCGTAAAATGTTAcgaaatttaattgatttcctTAATAAAATAGTGAAGTCgttttgatgaaataataagcaattatttttcttttcccattattttattttactttttaaataagagAAATTAAATACTACATAAATCGAAATATTGGCAGTAATTGGTAgatacttgtaataaaattgatatcgtatataatttatgtaatacattatCGTCTTTTGTAATCTAATTGGTTATTGTATTTGTTATGcactactatattattattgttcctAGAAGATTTTATAAGTTTCAATATTCTTagtgatttatttactattattatatacttattattaacagtttcaaaatattttgctatCTATTGAAATGATTATCTTGACCTAATCTATATTGACCTAACCTTGACCTTCTTAATTTTGCGTAACAACTTTGAACCTGGAAGCAGGCATCAAAATCATAgcctcaatatttttttaggcaCTAACTTTCGAAAaactagcgccatctagtttCTTATTTGCTTAACAAAGATGTTGCAATAAGAACATACTGTGAtggaaatattgtaataatacatAGGTTATTAATCATGGCTTTTCTTAATGAcgtttttttcattcattttaatatatcgaTCAGATTGGctgtaaattttcatatttacttcatcattattaaacaaacaatgTTCGCactaattcaaaaaaaaaaaaaaatagctaattaaattgcaatttatgaaataaaatatgtggcctggttctaaaataatcaaagtatatttttaagtaaaatgtaacttttacaaaatatacaattatatttatgataaaatagcATAAACTTtgctaataacaataatattactcgAAACgatttaattatcttatataacaaatatactcATTGCGTTTATTCTGATTACCACAAGTAAGGGTTGATAATATTGGCCCTTTTAGAACCAGGCTACAAAAATAAAGCAACAGTATACAATCTTGCAAAGTTTACTTGAACGCTTAAAATGTCGTATGTACAATCATACCATCCTTGAGGTATAATAATCATGACCCAACAACCGAAATCACAAGTACAATGCAACACAGGTGTGTCATCCTATATGTCACGTTGCTTGCTAACGACACAGAGACTCACGCAAATATGTCATTACTTTTAAGGCCATGTCAACATTATGATTTTACGATTAATGACTGTTTTGGGATGTTGTACACCAATTCCTTAAGCAATTAACAAATTGTACTCGTACTAAACATCATACCGTCAGTGGAAGATTAaactttaaagttattattctAAATCTTATTTCTCTTGTTTCTCTTTATGGCGTTTAAGCTTTTATAAGAtacattactttaatatttatagcagTTACTCcgcgaaatatattatattgaaagtaaattcaaatgcgtGGATTAAAATTGTTGAATGCAATGTTGAATTGCGTCTAGTAGGACAAGGCGTGAATTATTGTGCATTTGTGTAGTTTCACGGATTGACATTTTATTtggaactagctgtgcccgcgaccttgtacgcattatatcagttacctgccagtgaaagtcctatcAAAGTCGGTCCAGCcgctccagagattagccggaacaaagagacagacagacagaccaacaaaaattgtaaaaaatgttaaaaagggctaatttaatattacaaacagatactacaattttattatatgtatgtatagatgatatagatatacaaaaaaaaatttcatcataatAGTTCACCTGAGTCAGGCAGTTGAGATCAGTTAGAAATCATGTCaccgtatatttttttctttatagtaACTAACGTAcgaataaatgaaaacaaaatatttaaaagataattacatgtaatttaatttcaatgaatttataatgtttttttcaaaCTAGGTGTTAGAAGTTTGGTCGTCATTGACCCAAGTAGGGTCAATGACAAGTTCGAAAATTTTGACGTACAATTTACCAGGTAGGCCCAATTCTACCGAGGCCTATTAAGACTTAACTCCTCggctatttaaatttgtattccatatattaaaattctaagccctttataattattagtactCATTAGCTTGTTTTAACGTTCACAAATTATTTAGTTTGACTTTATTGTTCGGAACGCCCGAAGGCATGTGTACAAAATGTTTAGATCCTCAAGTTTGAAcacgttttatttgtttacaaacttgttataaacttttcaaattaacttAAGTGTAATCAATGTGCCTCCGAGCATTCATgcgtattaatatatttacctaattttattcaaatgaggCAAGCTGTCTACTGTTTTTATGTCCTCGCGaggtaattactttttttgtttattgtgttTTCACGTCTGAACTCAGCAACCTATCatcataaaaaattacatacaagtTGTCATGAGAACAAAAAAAACACAGGATGTCTAACTCCTACTCTCCGTATCCGCACATAGGCGAAGCCACGGTCTCAACCTAGTTCAcagatacaaaaaagaaaatatactagctatattatttaaaaataaaatgtttcataacGAGTTATAAcgttatatgtttgtaatatatgaaGTGCAAATAAATGCCTTAACAGATCGCGTGCATTCGAAGCGAAATTTGTAATTGCCTAACACAGTGGCGCGATGTTGACTTactaaactttatattattatcgttaACAATCTGTGTCACAAGACCACGCTTTGCTTACAGTAATAAGTTGAATCGTATAGAAGACATTTACTTACAATAAAGCCTAGTAACATAACCTTACTTagtacataaatttaataatcctTATCCGTAAGGCTTATTTGGGTAAATACTCTATTTTACCATTATAACTGCGTTTGGAACATCTAGATcgtgaaatttaataaagaaaatgaaatttgcACGGGCTTTACAATGGTCTATAAAATAGTAGTATTCATTTTTACCTAATAATTTTTCTGTTATAGTTTTTATTCCTACACTAACCTAATTATTACCACAATCCGATATCTCGTCTTTGGTGCATGACATTTGTGTCTGATACGATttgcaattatacatatatagacgaTTGACACATGCTTGCTTTATTTCATAAGGAATTGtagctgtttatatttttaatgtctagtattattaaatacaaagaaaCCTATTATACTTTTGTGTAATGAACAttgtaatatttgaaacaaatgaCTCATGTTGTAACTGTTATTTGCAACGTTAAAACTTATCTCGATTGAAGTACCACTTAAAtcgtttcttaataataatgcttcctttaaatattttatattttacttattatatgtcaatgataaaattttatattaattctttcattttaaatatatattttatagggatgataataatatatttttttatttgtataatttcaatgaCACATTCCTAAAGCCTTTCAAgtgctttatataaaaataaaaatattattatcgtcGATACTAGTAATTATAATCTTCGTGTAAATAATTAAGAccgcaattaaaatatttatatttgatttaagtcATGgttaaattaatctaaatatatttggtaTATCATGTTTTAATCTTTCTGCATGCatcactattatttaattaattaatcgctTGGCACGTtggagaaataataaaaaaaattaaaaaaaaattattacaatgacACTCAGtgattattatcttatttacaGCTGATTTTATTCATCCTTGCAACAATACCGAAACAGCCTGCTTAATACAGGCAACGCAAGATGCGATACCCGATTTTGCCAGAGGGTTACCGCACTTGGGGGTACCCGCCTTGGACCCCTTCATCATTGACGAGTTACCAATACAACTGCCTGGTGTAAAAGTCACATTTTTGGACGGAAAGGTCACAGGACTACGCAAATGCCAGGTGCTGAATGTCCAGTAAGTGAATAAATTTTctgtaatagaaaaaaaatagattttaaaatacaaacaaaaagctTACCTCTCTTAAGGTTCTAccattcattttcattattcATTCATTGATTCGtaacgttgtttttttttaatgtaattctaATGTAGAATTAAATATACGTTACCCGACTTATCCAGCCTTATTATAAAGCACCCAATGATTTTGAATTAAGCAACGGAGAGAAATCAactcaatatacataataagtcaaatatataatatttattcgttCAAGCATTACACTACATACACTTACtgattgattgttattaatgAACGCCGGTTCGGAAATGcgtcagacctgagaagaaccgacgaatGAAACTCAGAaggattaggtttttttttttaacattttattattatactattttacgAATTTGTAACAACAGGAAGAGACTGTTACTTCCGAGGTATGATACATTTATTAGTTTTCGATTAACCTTATCACATAAGATGCCTTTagtttatcaaataatttaaaaaattgttaacgGTATTATGACGGATTTGatataatgtacaaaatatgttataattaatataatgagtgatttttctcatttatattgaatattaaataacaaagacAGTGAggagttactcttttttaatcatttgttgttaaaataatgGTGATAAATTTATATCCGTTCCTTGTAATAATATGATACAGgtcacaattttgttttaaattttatttacaataaatcattaaatattctatttctatcCAAACAAacgatattaattaatgtttatacattttcaaataaattattgcgaacaaaaattaaagtaaataactatttaaatcttcacagaatcattataaaatgaattttattctattttctcATACGCGACCAAAATATGAAGATATCAGTTTGTTGCGAAAGGTACTAGACCTTCACTGTTTCCAAAGAAACCTTGAATTTGGACCATTATCTTTTTGAAACAGATTACATCCACATTGTTTTATAGTTAACTATGAAGTATAATAATTACGTTCTCACATTATTGTGATAAAACGAATTATATTGGCGCTATTTTTGTTGTGAAATAATTCCTTGAGCGTTGATGTGAAATCAACACAAACaaagaataaagttatttgtccCATGGAAAAATCACAGTGATAACGCTTTTTCACATGTGCGAATATGACCAATTATTTTggtattcgtttattttaactGGCATATGATaaaggatttttaataaaaaaatacttaattcaaGCAGTTTCGGTTCCCTCATCAAAATTCTTCTCTCACTATTAAATACGGATATTTACGATATCGGAATAAGCCTCTTTtcgaacaataaataaattttccattCCTCGGTATACGATGTTTATGTTCGAgtgtacttaaaatatatacacgtCATTATTCAGgatcttttaataattaaaattcagttAAAAAAGGGAGGTTCCATGTAAGATTCTTAGCATAGGGACTTGAATGTTGATTAGACTCCCGTGCCTCGAGTTCACTCTTTGGTCCTGCTCCTATTTTGTCAAAATGATTGTGAGATTAGGTTAGgttgtatatttagtttgtATTGTGGAACTTGGCCATCACATGCCTTAAGAAAAGAacgttataacattattttggtatagcaatttttaaataaataaaatatttttatttaaaattggaactgcCGTTATGGGTAAGGACCTTAAAATTTATCCGAACGGGTTGGTAAGGATAGTAATGTAATGTACCCGTATTTCTTATCCATGTCATTCACCCTACATAAGTACTTTTGGCCACTCAACATCAGTTATGAGTGCGAATGCATTAGCACAGTCGGCTAGTCTAATTGGTATTTCAGAAAAGGCTAATTGCCGACTCaatcaaatacttaaacatttaaatataatcgcATGCTCACAAGGATCTGTAGTTTTaacctttttattattacttcatTATATATTTCGGATTTATGAACCTAAAGGaattaattgtactttattttttttttaatatggattctGAAAACTTTTTACAGCTTACCTTCATTTGAATAATGAAGTTTTATAGCTCGATGATTTGATGTGTTTCCATATTTAATTGTGAAATTTCATGTTTCAGAGCTTACCTGGAAGATAATATCTTCGttcttgaaataaaatgtaacataacTATTAAAGGAAAATACACAGCTGTTGGAAGACTTCTATTGTTTCCAATTAACGGTGAAGGagattcaaaaattaaaataggtaatcaatatgtttatattatatttaatgtttagatAATAAAGTCAAATCTCAATTGTAATGATACAAGATAATAATGGGAAactgatatataattaaaaaaccctAAAGTCgcattttaaaagtaaaggaaGTCCAAGGAAGTTTATACAATTCCAACATTTGAGGAAAATGGGA
It contains:
- the LOC124543821 gene encoding circadian clock-controlled protein daywake-like — its product is MCERHAAVFTVVAVALAFVSCSSAKLAPDFIHPCNNTETACLIQATQDAIPDFARGLPHLGVPALDPFIIDELPIQLPGVKVTFLDGKVTGLRKCQVLNVQAYLEDNIFVLEIKCNITIKGKYTAVGRLLLFPINGEGDSKIKIVNSVIKLNIKTKYFKDEEGRDHFGIKNYKYSFDYGDRVHYTINNLFKGNQELSNTVLQFLNENWRVVTEEFGQPVVDYAMNVTIETAKKFFNAVPYDELLHVPIPKYD